The genomic segment CGAGTCCGTCGCGAGCGGTTCCTGGCAGCACAACCCGGCTTGCGGGAAACATTTCCCGATTTTTGAACAGAACCATTCTGGGGTGGGGCGGCGGGTCTCAGGCTGCCCACCGCGACGATTTCATCCCCCCATCGTGCATGGGAACCGTTCCCTTTTCCAGGGCCGTCATCACGGTCAGGGTCACGGGAAGCGCGTGCCCATGATGACGGGTTGGCCCGCAGTCTTTCCCACTCGTTGAACACGCGCAGTTACCCCTCACGTTGTATGGCATCATTCCCCCTTCCCCAGGACCAACAGTGGTCACCGTGGGGGCAGCGTGCTTTTTCTTTTTTCTTCGTTGGAAAAAACATGAACGATACCGCTCGGTGGTGCCGTGCACGGCGCGCAATGAGCAGCGCTTTTTTTAAAGCCGGAAAAATAGCATGCACCTGCAACTGAAAAGCCGCAGGTCCATGCACCAAGGGTGCGCATGGGCCTCAGACGCCCCCGCTCCCTGCAAGGCCGCAACGATTTCATCCCAATCCGACGGCCGCCAGACACGAACGATGATGCCAGGTACTTGTTGGAGCACGGCAAGCCAGGCCTCTTGCGCCGGCGAAAGCTTGCCACGTTCAGTCTTGAGTTCGGTCAGGATCAACGGCCGGCCTGGCTTGGCGAGCACCAAATCTGGGAAGCCCGCTGGCGAGCGCACCGAAATCCAGGTATGATAGACCTGCCAGCCGAGCAACCGACGCATGGAGGGAACCTCATCAAAACCTCGACGAAACCTCGACGCTTCTGGGTGGGGTGTGCCGCCGCCACAGCTCCCGCGGCGTCGTCTCCCGGGCACCCGGGTCGAGCCAGCGCCGC from the Thermorudis peleae genome contains:
- a CDS encoding VRR-NUC domain-containing protein, with the protein product MRRLLGWQVYHTWISVRSPAGFPDLVLAKPGRPLILTELKTERGKLSPAQEAWLAVLQQVPGIIVRVWRPSDWDEIVAALQGAGASEAHAHPWCMDLRLFSCRCMLFFRL